Sequence from the Armatimonadota bacterium genome:
GGGGAGGGGGCGGCGGCGCTCCTTGTCCCTACAGCAACCCCTCGTCGCTCAGGCGGGCCACCATGGCCGCCCGACTGCTCACGTGCAGGCGGCTGTAGATGCGGCGCAGGTGCGTCAGCACCGTCCACGGGCTGATCCCCAGCACCTGGCCGATGGCCTTCGTCCCCAGCCCCCGGGCCACCAGCCGCGCCACCTGCAGCTCCCGCGGCGTCAGGGTGACCGTCCCCGAGCGCGGGCGCAGGCGGGAGAGGCGGTAGGTGGCCCCCTCGACGTCCACCTCCGCCAGGACCTCGTGCCACCGCCCTTCGGGGGCGCTGATCCGCCGGACCGGCGGGACGCCGACGCTCATCCGGGCCAGCTCCCGCAGCAGGCTCTCCCGGGGGGTCTCGCGCTCCGGCAGCGTCTTCATGCTCCCGCGGCCGCCGCGGCCCGCTGGGCGTCGAACGCCCCGGCGAAAGCGCGGGCGGCCTCTCCCTCCTTTCCTTCCTCGAGGTAGGCGAATCCCAGGTCGCGGAGCGCCTCGCTGAGCTCGCGCGACATGCCGAGCCGGCGGAACGCCTCCGCCGCCGCGTGGAAGTGGCCACGGGCGGCGGCGGCGTCGCCGCGCAGGCGCGCCACCGCACCCAGCGCCGCCCGCGCCCGCGCCGCCTCGGCCGGGTCGCCCACCCGTTCGGCCAGGCGGAGCGCCTCGCGGGCGTGCCCGTCCGCTTCGTCGGTCCGTCCGAGAGCCGCCGCGGCCCGCGCCAGCTCGGTGAGCGTCTGGGCGCGTCCGGCGTCGTCGGCCGCCTGCTCGGCGATGAGGAGGCTCTGACGGAGAAGCGGCTCGGCCTCGGCGGGGGCGCCGCGGTCGAGGTGGACGATGGCCAGGCTGCGGCGGGCGATCCCCAGCAGCTGGAGGTTCTCCTGGAGCTGGAAGCACTCCGCCGCCCGGGTGAGGTGGCGGGTCGCTTCCGTCCAGGCGCGGTGCTGCAGGCACACCATGCCCGTGTGGTAGTGGAGGAGCCCGAGGGTCTCCGGGTCGGCGGCCGCCCGCAGGGCGGCCTCGGCCGCCCGGAAGCACTCCTCGGCCTGGAGCGGCAGGCCCAGGTTGAGGTAGACGCGGCCGAGGTTCCCCCAGACCCGCCCGGTGAGGGCCCGGTCCTCGGAGGGGGCCGACCGCAGGTGGTCGAGGGCGCGCTGCAGGGCGCGTCGCGCCGCAGGGAAGTCCCGTCGGCGCAGCTCCATGATGCCCCGGGCGTTGGCCGCCTGGGCGGCCAGCAGCGCGTCGCCCAGGGCCGCCGCCCCCTCTTCGGCGGCGGCGACGTGGGGCTCGGCCAGGTCGAAGTGGTGCAGGCCCGTGAGGGCCTGGGCCAGGCCCAGGTGGGCGCGGGTCTGCAACCGGAGGTCGGCCAGGCGGTCTGCCCCCCGGAGGGCGGCCTGGTACTCCTCCACCGCCCGGGTGAACTCGTGGCGCACCAGC
This genomic interval carries:
- a CDS encoding helix-turn-helix transcriptional regulator, with protein sequence MKTLPERETPRESLLRELARMSVGVPPVRRISAPEGRWHEVLAEVDVEGATYRLSRLRPRSGTVTLTPRELQVARLVARGLGTKAIGQVLGISPWTVLTHLRRIYSRLHVSSRAAMVARLSDEGLL
- a CDS encoding helix-turn-helix transcriptional regulator, producing MTLGARLRALRKARGLTQRALAGEDLSESFISMVEHDRVRPSLATLRRLAERLQEPLSALLADEEEHPLLLEAHLSHGDALLVRHEFTRAVEEYQAALRGADRLADLRLQTRAHLGLAQALTGLHHFDLAEPHVAAAEEGAAALGDALLAAQAANARGIMELRRRDFPAARRALQRALDHLRSAPSEDRALTGRVWGNLGRVYLNLGLPLQAEECFRAAEAALRAAADPETLGLLHYHTGMVCLQHRAWTEATRHLTRAAECFQLQENLQLLGIARRSLAIVHLDRGAPAEAEPLLRQSLLIAEQAADDAGRAQTLTELARAAAALGRTDEADGHAREALRLAERVGDPAEAARARAALGAVARLRGDAAAARGHFHAAAEAFRRLGMSRELSEALRDLGFAYLEEGKEGEAARAFAGAFDAQRAAAAAGA